In Populus nigra chromosome 1, ddPopNigr1.1, whole genome shotgun sequence, one genomic interval encodes:
- the LOC133670245 gene encoding threonine synthase, chloroplastic-like: MPSSYLLQSPSFSTNLKLPSKPRTPTPTPCSLSVKASSSSSSNNTPASTSSKGNNIRDEARRQYLTNPPQNQNFSAKYVPFNADPATNTESYSLDEIVYRSQSGGLLDVQHDISALKAFPGSYWRALFDSRVGKTTWPYGSGVWSKKEWVLPEISSDDIVSAFEGNSNLFWAERLGKHFLEMNELWVKHCGISHTGSFKDLGMTVLVSQVNRLRKMNKPVFGVGCASTGDTSAALSAYCASAGIPSIVFLPANKISIAQLVQPIANGAFVLSVDTDFDGCMQLIREVTSELPIYLANSLNSLRIEGQKTAAIEILQQFDWEVPDWVIIPGGNLGNIYAFYKGFYMCKELGLVDKIPRLVCAQAANANPLYLYYKSGWKEFKAVKASGTFASAIQIGDPVSIDRAVYALKQSNGIVEEATEEELMDAMAQADSTGMFICPHTGVALTALMKLRKSGVIGPTDRTVVVSTAHGLKFTQSKIDYHSNNIKEMACRFANPPVSVKADFGSVMDVLKKYLSKTPK, translated from the coding sequence atgcCTTCTTCATATCTTCTCCAATCTCCCAGCTTCTCCACCAATCTCAAGCTTCCCTCAAAACCCAGAACTCCCACACCAACCCCTTGTTCTCTCTCCGTCaaagcctcctcctcctcctcctcaaacAATACCCCCGCCAGCACCTCAAGCAAAGGGAACAACATTCGCGACGAAGCCCGCCGCCAATACCTCACAAACCCACCACAAAACCAGAACTTCTCTGCCAAATACGTCCCTTTCAACGCTGACCCTGCCACCAACACAGAGTCCTACTCCCTCGACGAGATCGTCTACCGATCCCAGTCTGGCGGCCTCCTCGATGTCCAACACGACATCTCCGCCCTCAAAGCCTTTCCTGGCTCCTACTGGCGTGCCCTCTTCGACTCTCGCGTTGGCAAGACCACTTGGCCTTATGGTTCCGGTGTGTGGTCCAAGAAAGAATGGGTCTTGCCTGAGATTTCTAGTGATGATATTGTCAGTGCCTTTGAGGGCAACTCTAATCTCTTCTGGGCTGAAAGGCTTGGTAAACACTTCCTTGAGATGAATGAGTTGTGGGTTAAACATTGTGGGATTAGCCATACAGGGAGTTTTAAAGATCTGGGCATGACTGTTCTTGTTAGTCAGGTTAATAGATTGAGAAAAATGAACAAACCTGTTTTTGGTGTTGGCTGTGCTTCAACAGGCGACACCTCTGCTGCTTTGTCTGCTTATTGTGCTTCTGCTGGTATTCCTTCTATTGTATTTTTGCCTGCTAATAAGATCTCTATTGCCCAGCTCGTGCAGCCCATTGCCAATGGCGCTTTTGTTCTGAGTGTTGATACTGATTTTGATGGCTGTATGCAGTTGATAAGAGAGGTTACGTCTGAGTTGCCTATTTATTTAGCCAATTCGCTAAATAGTCTGAGGATAGAAGGGCAGAAAACTGCTGCCATAGAGATTTTGCAGCAGTTTGATTGGGAAGTGCCCGACTGGGTTATTATTCCTGGTGGGAATTTGGGGAATATCTATGCTTTTTATAAAGGGTTTTATATGTGCAAAGAGTTGGGGCTTGTGGATAAGATTCCAAGGCTTGTTTGTGCACAGGCCGCGAATGCCAATCCTCTCTACTTGTATTATAAGTCAGGGTGGAAGGAATTTAAAGCTGTGAAAGCCAGTGGTACATTTGCATCTGCTATTCAGATTGGCGATCCTGTTTCAATTGATAGAGCTGTTTATGCGCTGAAACAATCGAATGGGATTGTCGAGGAGGCTACTGAGGAGGAGTTAATGGATGCAATGGCGCAAGCGGATTCGACGGGGATGTTTATATGCCCACATACAGGAGTGGCATTGACGGCTTTGATGAAGCTTAGGAAGAGTGGGGTTATAGGTCCAACTGATCGGACAGTGGTGGTTAGTACTGCCCATGGGCTTAAGTTCACTCAAAGTAAGATTGATTATCACTCGAATAATATTAAGGAAATGGCTTGTAGGTTTGCTAACCCGCCTGTGAGTGTTAAGGCTGATTTTGGTTCTGTTATGGATGTTTTGAAGAAGTATTTGAGTAAAACACCAAAGTAG